From the Musa acuminata AAA Group cultivar baxijiao chromosome BXJ3-7, Cavendish_Baxijiao_AAA, whole genome shotgun sequence genome, one window contains:
- the LOC135642271 gene encoding microtubule-destabilizing protein 60-like isoform X4, producing MTTPVKKYRAPRCYLSENIDPNVAASTPPRSIRSPTILSAKTKKSVPKMSSSPSLANAKRTAAGEKDSVKGNRDFKSTKRRQVASDGLGTPQEKPFARIQADGTEKMKKNREEIWCSLAEEPGTGELEGSSKMRMMRRMMLEEAMSSLPEPGAGRVMYLVKTFERLFSISKETKGDGGGQSKRKVMTWALPALQLPTKVDVTGVSCSPVASYSSSFHGEDDDGDSTMQSSVNSNGDRWNSESDGRANRCNQRGRCKEENFTKKIRGVLLEEEKRKPFTQRLTWNMEEPEAAEHVDFIKQAMLERERQDKVYDLNSEDLRIASEHKFKDQDKEIGRIRIQKRYSTVRPAHAVL from the exons ATGACGACCCCTGTCAAGAAGTACCGTGCCCCGAGATGTTATCTCTCGGAGAACATCGATCCAAATGTTGCCGCTTCCACTCCGCCGAGATCAATCAGGTCTCCGACGATCCTGTCCGCAAAAACGAAGAAATCGGTGCCGAAGATGTCGTCGTCTCCTTCCCTAGCAAATGCTAAGCGAACGGCTGCTGGTGAGAAGGATTCGGTGAAAGGAAACAGGGATTTCAAGTCCACGAAACGTCGACAAGTCGCCAGCGATGGCCTCGGCACACCGCAGGAGAAGCCCTTTGCGAGAATTCAGGCAGATGGAACAGAGAAAATGAAGAAGAATCGCGAAGAAATCTGGTGTTCGCTGGCGGAAGAACCAGGGACTGGAGAATTGGAGGGGAGTTCGAAGATGAGGATGATGAGGAGAATGATGCTGGAAGAAGCCATGAGTAGCTTACCAGAGCCGGGGGCCGGGCGCGTGATGTATCTGGTGAAGACATTCGAGAGGCTCTTTTCAATCTCCAAGGAGACCAAGGGCGACGGCGGAGGCCAGAGCAAGCGGAAGGTGATGACTTGGGCCCTGCCAGCTTTGCAGCTTCCGACGAAGGTGGATGTCACTGGGGTCTCCTGTTCCCCAGTTGCCTCTTACTCATCCTCTTTCCATGGTGAGGACGACGACGGAGATTCCACCATGCAGTCTTCGGTGAACAGCAACGGTGATAG ATGGAATAGTGAATCAGATGGCCGAGCTAACAGATGCAAT CAAAGAGGAAGAtgcaaagaggagaactttaccaAGAAAATAAGAGGGGTGCTTttggaggaggagaaaagaaaaCCCTTCACGCAAAGGCTCACATGGAATATGGAAGAACCTGAG GCTGCTGAGCATGTGGATTTTATCAAGCAGGcaatgttagagagagagaggcaggatAAGGTATACGATCTAAATTCAGAAGACCTCAGAATAGCTTCCGAACATAAA TTTAAAGATCAAGACAAGGAAATAGGAAGAATCAGAATCCAAAAGAGATATAGTACTGTGAGACCAGCCCATGCTGTACTTTGA
- the LOC135642271 gene encoding microtubule-destabilizing protein 60-like isoform X2: MTTPVKKYRAPRCYLSENIDPNVAASTPPRSIRSPTILSAKTKKSVPKMSSSPSLANAKRTAAGEKDSVKGNRDFKSTKRRQVASDGLGTPQEKPFARIQADGTEKMKKNREEIWCSLAEEPGTGELEGSSKMRMMRRMMLEEAMSSLPEPGAGRVMYLVKTFERLFSISKETKGDGGGQSKRKVMTWALPALQLPTKVDVTGVSCSPVASYSSSFHGEDDDGDSTMQSSVNSNGDRWNSESDGRANRCNRTGSPGSSLNKKPKVTHQPLKLRTEQRGRCKEENFTKKIRGVLLEEEKRKPFTQRLTWNMEEPEAAEHVDFIKQAMLERERQDKVYDLNSEDLRIASEHKFKDQDKEIGRIRIQKRYSTVRPAHAVL, translated from the exons ATGACGACCCCTGTCAAGAAGTACCGTGCCCCGAGATGTTATCTCTCGGAGAACATCGATCCAAATGTTGCCGCTTCCACTCCGCCGAGATCAATCAGGTCTCCGACGATCCTGTCCGCAAAAACGAAGAAATCGGTGCCGAAGATGTCGTCGTCTCCTTCCCTAGCAAATGCTAAGCGAACGGCTGCTGGTGAGAAGGATTCGGTGAAAGGAAACAGGGATTTCAAGTCCACGAAACGTCGACAAGTCGCCAGCGATGGCCTCGGCACACCGCAGGAGAAGCCCTTTGCGAGAATTCAGGCAGATGGAACAGAGAAAATGAAGAAGAATCGCGAAGAAATCTGGTGTTCGCTGGCGGAAGAACCAGGGACTGGAGAATTGGAGGGGAGTTCGAAGATGAGGATGATGAGGAGAATGATGCTGGAAGAAGCCATGAGTAGCTTACCAGAGCCGGGGGCCGGGCGCGTGATGTATCTGGTGAAGACATTCGAGAGGCTCTTTTCAATCTCCAAGGAGACCAAGGGCGACGGCGGAGGCCAGAGCAAGCGGAAGGTGATGACTTGGGCCCTGCCAGCTTTGCAGCTTCCGACGAAGGTGGATGTCACTGGGGTCTCCTGTTCCCCAGTTGCCTCTTACTCATCCTCTTTCCATGGTGAGGACGACGACGGAGATTCCACCATGCAGTCTTCGGTGAACAGCAACGGTGATAG ATGGAATAGTGAATCAGATGGCCGAGCTAACAGATGCAAT AGAACTGGTTCTCCGGGAAGTAGCCTGAATAAGAAGCCTAAAGTGACACACCAACCACTCAAGCTGAGGACTGAG CAAAGAGGAAGAtgcaaagaggagaactttaccaAGAAAATAAGAGGGGTGCTTttggaggaggagaaaagaaaaCCCTTCACGCAAAGGCTCACATGGAATATGGAAGAACCTGAG GCTGCTGAGCATGTGGATTTTATCAAGCAGGcaatgttagagagagagaggcaggatAAGGTATACGATCTAAATTCAGAAGACCTCAGAATAGCTTCCGAACATAAA TTTAAAGATCAAGACAAGGAAATAGGAAGAATCAGAATCCAAAAGAGATATAGTACTGTGAGACCAGCCCATGCTGTACTTTGA
- the LOC135642271 gene encoding microtubule-destabilizing protein 60-like isoform X1, with product MTTPVKKYRAPRCYLSENIDPNVAASTPPRSIRSPTILSAKTKKSVPKMSSSPSLANAKRTAAGEKDSVKGNRDFKSTKRRQVASDGLGTPQEKPFARIQADGTEKMKKNREEIWCSLAEEPGTGELEGSSKMRMMRRMMLEEAMSSLPEPGAGRVMYLVKTFERLFSISKETKGDGGGQSKRKVMTWALPALQLPTKVDVTGVSCSPVASYSSSFHGEDDDGDSTMQSSVNSNGDRWNSESDGRANRCNKRTGSPGSSLNKKPKVTHQPLKLRTEQRGRCKEENFTKKIRGVLLEEEKRKPFTQRLTWNMEEPEAAEHVDFIKQAMLERERQDKVYDLNSEDLRIASEHKFKDQDKEIGRIRIQKRYSTVRPAHAVL from the exons ATGACGACCCCTGTCAAGAAGTACCGTGCCCCGAGATGTTATCTCTCGGAGAACATCGATCCAAATGTTGCCGCTTCCACTCCGCCGAGATCAATCAGGTCTCCGACGATCCTGTCCGCAAAAACGAAGAAATCGGTGCCGAAGATGTCGTCGTCTCCTTCCCTAGCAAATGCTAAGCGAACGGCTGCTGGTGAGAAGGATTCGGTGAAAGGAAACAGGGATTTCAAGTCCACGAAACGTCGACAAGTCGCCAGCGATGGCCTCGGCACACCGCAGGAGAAGCCCTTTGCGAGAATTCAGGCAGATGGAACAGAGAAAATGAAGAAGAATCGCGAAGAAATCTGGTGTTCGCTGGCGGAAGAACCAGGGACTGGAGAATTGGAGGGGAGTTCGAAGATGAGGATGATGAGGAGAATGATGCTGGAAGAAGCCATGAGTAGCTTACCAGAGCCGGGGGCCGGGCGCGTGATGTATCTGGTGAAGACATTCGAGAGGCTCTTTTCAATCTCCAAGGAGACCAAGGGCGACGGCGGAGGCCAGAGCAAGCGGAAGGTGATGACTTGGGCCCTGCCAGCTTTGCAGCTTCCGACGAAGGTGGATGTCACTGGGGTCTCCTGTTCCCCAGTTGCCTCTTACTCATCCTCTTTCCATGGTGAGGACGACGACGGAGATTCCACCATGCAGTCTTCGGTGAACAGCAACGGTGATAG ATGGAATAGTGAATCAGATGGCCGAGCTAACAGATGCAAT AAGAGAACTGGTTCTCCGGGAAGTAGCCTGAATAAGAAGCCTAAAGTGACACACCAACCACTCAAGCTGAGGACTGAG CAAAGAGGAAGAtgcaaagaggagaactttaccaAGAAAATAAGAGGGGTGCTTttggaggaggagaaaagaaaaCCCTTCACGCAAAGGCTCACATGGAATATGGAAGAACCTGAG GCTGCTGAGCATGTGGATTTTATCAAGCAGGcaatgttagagagagagaggcaggatAAGGTATACGATCTAAATTCAGAAGACCTCAGAATAGCTTCCGAACATAAA TTTAAAGATCAAGACAAGGAAATAGGAAGAATCAGAATCCAAAAGAGATATAGTACTGTGAGACCAGCCCATGCTGTACTTTGA
- the LOC135642271 gene encoding microtubule-destabilizing protein 60-like isoform X3 gives MTTPVKKYRAPRCYLSENIDPNVAASTPPRSIRSPTILSAKTKKSVPKMSSSPSLANAKRTAAGEKDSVKGNRDFKSTKRRQVASDGLGTPQEKPFARIQADGTEKMKKNREEIWCSLAEEPGTGELEGSSKMRMMRRMMLEEAMSSLPEPGAGRVMYLVKTFERLFSISKETKGDGGGQSKRKVMTWALPALQLPTKVDVTGVSCSPVASYSSSFHGEDDDGDSTMQSSVNSNGDRWNSESDGRANRCNKRTGSPGSSLNKKPKVTHQPLKLRTEQRGRCKEENFTKKIRGVLLEEEKRKPFTQRLTWNMEEPEAMLERERQDKVYDLNSEDLRIASEHKFKDQDKEIGRIRIQKRYSTVRPAHAVL, from the exons ATGACGACCCCTGTCAAGAAGTACCGTGCCCCGAGATGTTATCTCTCGGAGAACATCGATCCAAATGTTGCCGCTTCCACTCCGCCGAGATCAATCAGGTCTCCGACGATCCTGTCCGCAAAAACGAAGAAATCGGTGCCGAAGATGTCGTCGTCTCCTTCCCTAGCAAATGCTAAGCGAACGGCTGCTGGTGAGAAGGATTCGGTGAAAGGAAACAGGGATTTCAAGTCCACGAAACGTCGACAAGTCGCCAGCGATGGCCTCGGCACACCGCAGGAGAAGCCCTTTGCGAGAATTCAGGCAGATGGAACAGAGAAAATGAAGAAGAATCGCGAAGAAATCTGGTGTTCGCTGGCGGAAGAACCAGGGACTGGAGAATTGGAGGGGAGTTCGAAGATGAGGATGATGAGGAGAATGATGCTGGAAGAAGCCATGAGTAGCTTACCAGAGCCGGGGGCCGGGCGCGTGATGTATCTGGTGAAGACATTCGAGAGGCTCTTTTCAATCTCCAAGGAGACCAAGGGCGACGGCGGAGGCCAGAGCAAGCGGAAGGTGATGACTTGGGCCCTGCCAGCTTTGCAGCTTCCGACGAAGGTGGATGTCACTGGGGTCTCCTGTTCCCCAGTTGCCTCTTACTCATCCTCTTTCCATGGTGAGGACGACGACGGAGATTCCACCATGCAGTCTTCGGTGAACAGCAACGGTGATAG ATGGAATAGTGAATCAGATGGCCGAGCTAACAGATGCAAT AAGAGAACTGGTTCTCCGGGAAGTAGCCTGAATAAGAAGCCTAAAGTGACACACCAACCACTCAAGCTGAGGACTGAG CAAAGAGGAAGAtgcaaagaggagaactttaccaAGAAAATAAGAGGGGTGCTTttggaggaggagaaaagaaaaCCCTTCACGCAAAGGCTCACATGGAATATGGAAGAACCTGAG GcaatgttagagagagagaggcaggatAAGGTATACGATCTAAATTCAGAAGACCTCAGAATAGCTTCCGAACATAAA TTTAAAGATCAAGACAAGGAAATAGGAAGAATCAGAATCCAAAAGAGATATAGTACTGTGAGACCAGCCCATGCTGTACTTTGA